A genome region from Schaalia sp. 19OD2882 includes the following:
- a CDS encoding branched-chain amino acid transporter permease has product MTPTLGYLLAVLGIVLVIDFALRALPFAILEPLRESRFVRDMGRWMPAGILFVLAVVTLQGHMVAVPGKWWAAAVATGLTVATHLLGGRRMMLSILVGTASYVALLALST; this is encoded by the coding sequence ATGACCCCGACTCTTGGCTATCTGCTGGCGGTGCTCGGCATCGTCCTGGTCATTGACTTCGCCCTGCGAGCACTGCCCTTTGCAATCCTCGAACCTTTGCGGGAGTCGCGTTTCGTGCGGGACATGGGCCGGTGGATGCCTGCCGGAATCCTCTTCGTGCTTGCTGTCGTGACCCTTCAGGGACACATGGTGGCGGTGCCCGGGAAGTGGTGGGCGGCGGCGGTGGCCACAGGGTTGACGGTGGCCACGCATCTGCTGGGTGGGCGGCGGATGATGCTGAGCATCCTCGTGGGCACTGCCAGTTACGTCGCTCTGCTCGCCCTGAGCACCTGA